The Xiphophorus hellerii strain 12219 chromosome 5, Xiphophorus_hellerii-4.1, whole genome shotgun sequence genome window below encodes:
- the fgg gene encoding fibrinogen gamma chain — MTLPRFTTAGVIFLLFSTSSAQIRGDNIAKCNMNDGFGKYCPTTCGVADYMFRYLPGVSEDLTLMQDQLETIANLTVGADEKITYMRDSTTSAQKSSQPDPYYRKSSSMLDDVLRFEKTILAQEQQMIELQNLISSNERSMGELKKLALQLQQKCSEPCRDTVEIQPTTGTDCQDIANKGATTSGLYYVKPANAQPQFLVYCEIDNFGRGFTVIQRRRDGSVDFFRDWTQYREGFGYLSPDDTTEFWLGNEKIHLLTTSSAIPTVLRIELVDWEGSKKYADYNMFRIGSEADMYRLTYGYYFGGDAGDAFDGFDLGDDPSDKFHTSHNGMQFSTHDKDNDKYSGNCAQQDGSGWWMNRCHAAHLNGKYYQGGRYTEKDAGEHGFDNGITWLTWHSRWYSLKETTMKLIPVSRISAGGGQQAGVKQFGGLGDA, encoded by the exons ATGACTCTGCCACGCTTTACCACAGCAGGAGTTATTTTCCTACTTTTCTCCACCTCATCAGCT caAATCAGAGGAGATAACATTGCAAAATGCAACATGAACGACGGCTTT GGAAAGTACTGCCCTACTACATGTGGAGTTGCTGATTACATGTTCAGATATTTGCCAGGCGTAAGTGAAGACCTGACTTTAATGCAAGATCAACTGGAGACAATTGCCAATTTAACTGTTGGGGCTGATGAAAAAATTACATACATGAGAGACTCGACAACTTCAGCGCAAAAGTCTTCCCAGCCTG ATCCGTACTACAGGAAGTCCTCCAGCATGCTGGACGATGTTTTGCGTTTTGAAAAGACAATACTTGCACAAGAACAACAAATGAT TGAACTTCAGAACTTAATCTCGTCCAATGAGAGGAGTATGGGTGAATTGAAGAAACTGGcccttcagctgcagcagaaatgcAGTGAGCCCTGCAGAGACACCGTCGAAATCCAGCCTACCACTGGAACAG ACTGCCAGGATATTGCAAACAAAGGTGCCACCACCAGCGGCCTTTACTATGTGAAGCCAGCCAATGCACAGCCGCAGTTCTTAGTCTATTGTGAGATTGACAACTTCGGTCGTGGCTTCACTGTAATACAAAGG AGACGTGATGGCAGCGTGGACTTCTTCCGGGACTGGACCCAGTACAGGGAGGGCTTTGGGTACCTCTCCCCAGACGACACCACAGAATTTTGGCTCGGCAACGAGAAGATCCACCTGCTGACGACCAGCTCGGCCATCCCAACCGTGTTGAGAATCGAGCTTGTTGACTGGGAGGGTAGCAAAAA ATATGCCGATTACAACATGTTCCGTATCGGCTCGGAGGCTGACATGTACAGACTCACCTACGGTTACTACTTCGGTGGCGATGCTGGCGATGCCTTCGACGGCTTCGACCTTGGAGACGACCCCAGCGACAAGTTCCACACGTCACACAACGGCATGCAGTTCAGTACTCACGACAAAGACAACGACAAGTACTCAGGGAACTGTGCCCAGCAGGACGGCTCCGGCTGGTGGATGAACAGATGCCACGCGGCACATCTGAACGGAAAATACTACCAGG GGGGCAGGTACACTGAAAAGGATGCTGGTGAGCACGGCTTTGACAATGGAATCACTTGGCTGACATGGCACAGTCGCTGGTACTCCCTGAAAGAAACCACCATGAAGCTCATTCCAGTGAGCCGGATCTCAGCGGGAGGCGGACAGCAGGCTGGGGTCAAACAGTTTGGAGGACTCGGAGATGCATAA